The Falco naumanni isolate bFalNau1 chromosome 1, bFalNau1.pat, whole genome shotgun sequence genome window below encodes:
- the ADAP2 gene encoding arf-GAP with dual PH domain-containing protein 2 isoform X1 produces MMDRDRNKTLLLELQRAAGTGNGRCADCGEPDPEWASYKLGIFICLNCSGIHRNLPQISRVKSLRLDFWENDLTEFMKKHGNLCAKAKYEAKVPPYYYIPRSCDCLVLREQWIRAKYEREEFVATRVCQDPCSAGSREGFLWKRGRESRQFQKRRFLLSAREGVLKYYTKESRGPKAIISIENLNAMFQTEKIQHAHGLQITYSRDGQTRNLFVYHESGKEIVDWFNAIRAARYHYLRTTFPTVPETELIPRITRNYVKEGYMEKTGPKQKEAFKVRWFCLDSQERNLMYFKNPLDAFAQGQVFIGRMDEGYEVRAGLPQGVRVKKRKPAITVVTPMREFVFICENEREQREWIDTLNGVIAQPLTG; encoded by the exons ATGATGGACCGCGACCGCAACAAGacgctgctgctggagctgcagagggCTGCGGGCACCGGCAACGGCCGCTGCGCCGACTGCGGGGAGCCAG ATCCAGAGTGGGCTTCTTACAAACTtggaatattcatttgtttgaATTGCTCTGGAATCCATCGCAATCTTCCTCAAATCAGCAGGGTCAAATCCCTTCGGCTTGACTTCTGGGAGAACGATCTTACTGAG tttatgaAGAAGCATGGGAATCTCTGTGCCAAAGCTAAATATGAGGCAAAAGTCCCTCCCTACTATTACATCCCCCGGTCCTGTGATTGCTT ggTTTTAAGAGAGCAATGGATTAGAGCTAAATATGAGCGTGAGGAATTTGTTGCCACCCGAGTCTGCCAAGATCCTTGTTCTGCAG GTAGCCGTGAAGGGTTCCTCTGGAAGCGTGGGCGGGAAAGTAGACAGTTCCAGAAGAGGCGATTTCTCCTATCAGCAAGGGAAGGGGTGTTGAAGTACTACACCAAAGAA TCCAGAGGTCCAAAAGCCATTATCAGCATTGAGAATCTGAATGCAATGTTCCAGACAGAGAAAATCCAACATGCTCACGGGCTGCAGATCACATACAGCAGAGATGGGCAGACAAGGAACCTTTTTGTCTATCATGAAAGTGGAAAG GAGATTGTTGACTGGTTCAATGCCATTCGGGCAGCACGTTACCATTACCTCAGGACAACCTTCCCAACTGTCCCTGAGACTGAG CTCATACCCAGAATCACAAGAAATTATGTCAAAGAAGGATATATGGAGAAAACGGGACCAAAA CAGAAGGAGGCCTTTAAGGTGCGCTGGTTCTGCCTGGATTCTCAAGAAAGGAACCTGATGTACTTTAAAAATCCGCTG GATGCGTTTGCACAGGGCCAGGTTTTTATTGGAAGGATGGATGAGGGATATGAAGTACGAGCTGGCTTGCCCCAGGGAGTCCGGGTGAAGAAGAGGAAACCAGCGATCACTGTGGTCACACCAATGAGAGAGTTTGTTTTTATATGTGAGAATgaaagggagcagagggagTGGATAGACACCTTAAACGGAGTCATTGCCCAGCCTTTGACGGGTTAA
- the ADAP2 gene encoding arf-GAP with dual PH domain-containing protein 2 isoform X2 — protein MKKHGNLCAKAKYEAKVPPYYYIPRSCDCLVLREQWIRAKYEREEFVATRVCQDPCSAGSREGFLWKRGRESRQFQKRRFLLSAREGVLKYYTKESRGPKAIISIENLNAMFQTEKIQHAHGLQITYSRDGQTRNLFVYHESGKEIVDWFNAIRAARYHYLRTTFPTVPETELIPRITRNYVKEGYMEKTGPKQKEAFKVRWFCLDSQERNLMYFKNPLDAFAQGQVFIGRMDEGYEVRAGLPQGVRVKKRKPAITVVTPMREFVFICENEREQREWIDTLNGVIAQPLTG, from the exons atgaAGAAGCATGGGAATCTCTGTGCCAAAGCTAAATATGAGGCAAAAGTCCCTCCCTACTATTACATCCCCCGGTCCTGTGATTGCTT ggTTTTAAGAGAGCAATGGATTAGAGCTAAATATGAGCGTGAGGAATTTGTTGCCACCCGAGTCTGCCAAGATCCTTGTTCTGCAG GTAGCCGTGAAGGGTTCCTCTGGAAGCGTGGGCGGGAAAGTAGACAGTTCCAGAAGAGGCGATTTCTCCTATCAGCAAGGGAAGGGGTGTTGAAGTACTACACCAAAGAA TCCAGAGGTCCAAAAGCCATTATCAGCATTGAGAATCTGAATGCAATGTTCCAGACAGAGAAAATCCAACATGCTCACGGGCTGCAGATCACATACAGCAGAGATGGGCAGACAAGGAACCTTTTTGTCTATCATGAAAGTGGAAAG GAGATTGTTGACTGGTTCAATGCCATTCGGGCAGCACGTTACCATTACCTCAGGACAACCTTCCCAACTGTCCCTGAGACTGAG CTCATACCCAGAATCACAAGAAATTATGTCAAAGAAGGATATATGGAGAAAACGGGACCAAAA CAGAAGGAGGCCTTTAAGGTGCGCTGGTTCTGCCTGGATTCTCAAGAAAGGAACCTGATGTACTTTAAAAATCCGCTG GATGCGTTTGCACAGGGCCAGGTTTTTATTGGAAGGATGGATGAGGGATATGAAGTACGAGCTGGCTTGCCCCAGGGAGTCCGGGTGAAGAAGAGGAAACCAGCGATCACTGTGGTCACACCAATGAGAGAGTTTGTTTTTATATGTGAGAATgaaagggagcagagggagTGGATAGACACCTTAAACGGAGTCATTGCCCAGCCTTTGACGGGTTAA